TTCATTGATAATATAAGATAGGGTTTGCCCTGGTTGAATCAATTGCCCCTCTTGAATGGTTTTTTTGCCAATTCTACCCTTGTAAGGAGCCTGAATAACAGTATACCCCACATTAAGTTGATTCTTGTTTAAAGAAGCTTCTTGTTTTTTTATTTCAGAAAGCGCAGCTAATTTTTGCGCCTTGATATCTTCAATTTTAGCCAAGGCTACTTGGTAGCTATTTTGGGTGACTTGGTACTCTGATTGCGCGATATCAAGTGCTGTTTTAACATTGTCAAATTGTTGTTGGGTGGTCGATTCTTCTGCAAGTAAATTGGCATATCGTTTAAACTCCTGTTGTTGTCTGGTGAGTTTGGCTTGTGCCACTTTGATTTGCTCTTTGGCTACTTGGGCTGTATTGTTTAGGGTATTGATATTGGAATCGAGAATACTCAATTGCGCTTGGGCATGCTCCAGAGAAGCCGCTGTTTCTGACAAGGTCGCTTTGTAATCTCGACTGTCTAAGATCAAAAGCGTATCCCCAGCCTGAACCAGTTGATTTTCTTCAAAGTAAATGCGTTGAATATACCCGCCAACTTTACTGTTAATTGGGTTGACATATTGTTCCACTTGGGCATCATTGGTCGATTCGTATTTGATGTATTCTACACTCGCCAATAAGCCGTAAATCACTAACCCCGTTAAGAGGATTAACGCTAAGATCTGAGTGGTTTTTAAAATAAGATGATCGGTTTTTGTAGTATGTTTATTCATGATAGACGCTTATAATATTCCGGTTATTTTTTGGATTTGATAGTATTCAATTTTGGCATTAATTTTCGCACTTGTAAGTGAAAAACGCGCTTGTAAAACTTGCGTTTCAGCATCTAATAAGTCGATGAGTAAGGCCTGTTGATTAAAGTAACTGTTGCGTATAATACGCAGCGTTTCTGTCGTTTGACGGATGGTTTTTTCCGCTAATGCAATGCGATCTAAACTTTCTTGATACTTGACCACATAGGTTTGGAGCTCATTTTTAAGCTGATCTTGCTGTTGCTCTTTCTCTATCTGTTGTTGGAGCATGACGATTTGCTGGCTGTTTTTTTGGTGCTTCGTATGGTATAAATTAGAAATAGGAATATTTAATTTTAACCCCACCTGGCCAATATGGTATAACGCTTGAGCATACGGATAGGTTTTGTTTTGAGGGTAATTAAGACCATAATCAGCAAATAAGGATAACTTAGGTAACACGGCAGACGAGATTTGTTTGAGTGTCAAAGCTCCTTTTTCAATTTCTTGATTGGCTAGTTGAATGGAATAAGCCCCGAGTAAAGCCTGGTTCAAATGCTCTTCATAACTGACAAGCGTTGGCAATTGGTCTAAATCAGCATATTGAGGAAGTAACGCATCCGTATCTTTTCGTCCCATCATCAGATTTAATTGCTGGGTAACAACAACCCGATTGTTTTCAATTTCTTTTAAAAGCATGTTGTGATTCGATAGCGTTACCTCAGCGCGCAATACATCGCTTTTTAGAATCGTGCCATTTTCATATAGACTCAGTATATCTTTCAATTGTTTTTCATCCTGTGCAATCTCTTTCTCCACTAACTCTTGGTAGTTCAGATGTAAAACTAGGGCGTAGAACAACTTTGTACTTTCTATTTTTGCTTCCGCTGTAGTTTGTTGAAGTTGCGTTTCAATGGAGGCAAGTTCTACTTTTTGAATTTGAAGCTGTCTATTTTTCTGATTTCCCTGATACAGCACTAAATCGGTGGATAAAGAAGTACTGTATTGGGTGGATCGAATGGGAATCACAGTGGGCTGATGAAGAAATCCATCCTCATACAGGGATAAATCAGATCGTTTGCCATAGCTTCCTTCGAGTTGTACCGTTGGCAATCGACTGCTTTGGGTTTGCTTTATATTTTCTTGTTTATCCTGGGCATGTAAACGGATAATCGCAAGTTTTTTATAATTATCTTCGGTGTACTGCCATACTTTTTGCAAATCAAAAGTAGCAGCTGATTGAGCCACCTCTTGACTGAATAAGAAATGATAATTGGCTAGCAAAAAGAACAGAAGTAATATGTTTCGACTTTGTTTCATTGTTTTATATCGTTTGTTCTATGCAAAACTAAAATAGAATGATTCTAAGTATTTTATATAACTAGCCAATATTTTACTTATTTTAGCCAGTATGAAAATACAACAAGCAGAAAAAGATATTGACGAATATCCAAAGAGCATTTACATCATGCGTGAGCAATTGGAACATCGTTTTCCTCCGCACAAACACAATAAAAGTCAGATTCTATTAGTTTCGGGCGGAATTGCCTATTTGAAAACGAAGGAAAGGGAGTATTATATTCCCGCTCAGCACTATGTGTGGATTCCGAAAGGAACGATTCACAACGTAAAGTCGAATACAACAGAAATCGTGCTTTTGAATATTTATTTTCACGAAGAGGAAATGGATCGGAAGTATCATTTTATGGATGAACTAGGGATTTATCCCGTCAGTCATCTGATGTATGAAATGTTAGTGTATGCAAGACAATGGAAAGGTGTTATATTTCCTGATACTTGGGCCTATGAATTTCTAACGACCATGAAGCATTTTATCATGCAAGATCCAGGAAAACCTTTTTCCATTCAATTGCCAACGACAGAAGATAGTCATATGTTGGCTATCACGGATTTTATGCATCAAAACTTAGGAGAAGAACTGACCTTAACCTATCTCGCCGAAACGTTTGGCTATAGTGTACGGTCATTGACGCGTTTATTTAAAACGCATTTGGCCATTTCTTTCCTACAGTATTTAAAAATGTTGCGCATGATTAAAGCCATGGAATTACTGATGGAAAACAACAAAAATGTAAGCGAAGTTGCTTTTGAAGTCGGATATTCTAGTATTGCTGCTTTTAGTAATACATTTCAACAGTTGCTGAACATTAGGCCGAGTGATTTCCAATTTTCAGTACGCAGTAAATCGTAGAAACTACAACATCACTACACAGATTGAATCAGTTCAGCCATTATCGCACCAAAATCAGCAAGGCGTTTTGAATCTGTTGTTGGTGTAGGAGTTGTTGTACCCAAATAGGCTTCTTTTGCTTCTTCTACCAAGGCGTGAAAGGAGAGTGGAAGATAAGGCAAGCAATAAGTTGCTGCTTGATCTTTGGGTAGAATTTGCCCCGTTTGAACAGAATACAACATGCGACAAAGCGTTAAGATGACATTGGTTTGATCCTCTTCAATTTCCTGAATTAGTTGAGGTACATTGGCTTGAATGGCTTGTATAAACGCTTCATTTGAAACCGCAGGAATTACTTCCATTGCCTCTTTTCCATATAGGGTAATACTGTTTTGTTTGACTTTTCGCAAGAGAATAGTCAAGTCCGGATCTATTGTTTTTTGTGGAATAAATCCAGTGAGATAATCGGTTCGCAGCCATTCCCCATATTGAAATTCTCGTTGGATGGGAAAAGTACCTTTGTCCAGTTCTTCTTGATGCACCAATGTTACTTCCAAATAACGCAAACCTGCCGTATTGCCAATAGCTCCTGAAATTTGGAGTAAGGCTTGTACGAGGCGTTGTTTTTCTTCTTCACTTACCGTAGTATCAACGACTACAAAAAAATCTAAATCACTTTGAGGACGCAACCCACCATCAACGGCTGAACCATATAAATAAATACCTACCATTTTTACAGGTAATATCTCAGTCAGCGCTGTTGTGGTTTGGTGTATTTGCGGGTATGTAGTAGAAAGGTACATAAGAATAAAGTAGTGAATAAAAGATTGGATTTACGAAAATTATAGCGTTTGGAGAAGATACTATTTGTTTTTTGGAATAAACTCAATATCTGAATTATACGTTTGTATTTGCGTAATAAAATCGATTGGGTTTTCTGGAGAAATTAAAATACTATCATAGGTTTTATAGTAAATTTCTAAACGTTGGTTGGATAAAGCTGGTCCGCTGACTGCACTTTTTGATTCTTCTATCTTGCGAATGCTTTCTATAGGAATCTTTTTATTTACAAATATTCCCCCTTTGATACGCAATAGGTTTTGAGTTGTGTCGATTTCATAATAGGTTTGAAAGTAAACGTCTATAAGCATAGCCAACACAATTAAGGCAGTCAACCAAATGTACCAAATTTCAATAAAAAATGCAACCAGAAGGCAAGCGATTCCTATGGTAAGAAAGAGTGTTATTGTTCCTAGTGACACTTTACTGTTGTATTTTGTTTTCATAGTTAACCAAAATGAGGTTGAATTTAAGAGAAAATCAAAGATAAATAAGTTTAACAAGAGAGAAAAGAGAAATAGATTGATGCTTGATTTAAAGTTTATCTGGACTACTAGATATTGTTAATCTGTGTTGTTTTATTGCTCCATGATAGACCTACTTTTGTGCTCAAATAAAGTAGATGACGTATTTGGAGCTACTTTATTGCGGTTTAACAACAAGTAAATGCAACAATCATGAACAACTACAACAACAAGCTTCTATTTGAATTAATTAAAAGAGAAGAGACAAGGCAACGAGAATCATTAGAACTGATCGCTTCCGAAAATTTTGTCAGCGAAGAGGTATTAAGAGCGAATGGATCAATTTTAACGAATAAATACGCGGAAGGTTATCCAGGTAGAAGGTATTATGGGGGATGTGAGTATGTGGATTTAGTGGAGAATATGGCTATTGAAAGCATCAAGGCCATCTTTGGAGCGACTTATGCGAATGTACAGCCCCATTCAGGTTCACAAGCTAATTTTGCTGTCTTGGCTGCGTGTTTACAACCGGGAGATAAGATTTTGGGATTTGACTTAACTCATGGTGGGCATTTGACTCATGGATCAGCAGTAAATTTCTCAGGAAAACTATACCAACCTGTTTTTTATGGAGTAAATAAAGAAACAGGACTATTGGACTATGATGCGATACAAGCCATTGCCTTAAAAGAAAAACCAAAGATGATTATTGCAGGAGCGAGTGCATATTCCAGAGGCATGGATTACGAGCGTTTCAGAGCGATTGCTGATAGTGTACAAGCCATTTTACTAGCGGATATGGCGCATCCTGCAGGATTAATTGCAAAGGGGTTATTAAGTGATCCTGTTGCACATTGTCATATCGTGACGACGACCACACATAAAACGTTACGCGGACCTCGAGGAGGAATTATCTTGATGGGAAAAGACTTTGAAAATCCACAACAATTGAAAACGGCAAAAGGCGAGATTCGAATGATGTCATCGGTGTTGGATTCGTCTGTATTTCCAGGTAACCAAGGGGGACCACTCATGCATACTATTGCGGCAAAGGCGGTGGCATTTCACGAGATTTTAACGGATGATTTTACGACCTATGCCCATCAAATTCAAAAGAATAGTCGTGCGATGGCAGCGGCTTTTTTAGATAAAGGCTATACGTTGGTATCTGGAGGAACAGACAACCACTTGATGCTCGTCGATTTAAGTAGCAAAGGAATCACCGGAAAGGAAGCTGAAATTGTCTTGGAACAAGCGGGAATTACCCTGAATAAAAACATGATTCCCTATGATCAACAATCAACAGCCATCACCTCTGGTATTCGCGTGGGAACACCTGCAATTACCACCCGAGGGCTATTGCAAAAAGAGATGTACATCATTGTCGAATTGATTCACGAAGTGTTGCAAAACAAAGACAACGCAGTGAAACACCGTCAAATTAAAGATGAGGTGCAACGCCTGATGCAAGATTATCCCATGTTTGCCCGTTAATAGGTTTTAGTGGAAGGATAAAAATGAAATAAGGATGCGGTTTAAGTGCAATTTTCTTTATGTATAGCGTGAAATGAGCGCTAGATTTAATTTGTTAAGTAAGATACCTCGCAGCGAAAGTGGCGAGGTTTTTTTATATCCTATTGAAAATGAGTAGTCTATTGTGCGGAAGATGAAGGAAGAAGTACATCAATTTGCTGGACTATACAGAAGTTGTAAACTGGTATAGCATGATGATCCAAATAGCGGTTACTTTTGTACCCAACAAAACATAGGGATAGCTACTTAGACTCCCTTGAATGAAGTGCGATAGGAAGAACATAAACACAAACTAATACACAAAGGTACACTATGGATACCATTCAAATGGTCGATTTAAAACGACAATATCAAAGCATCCAAACGGAAATTGATGCAGCAATCAAAGAAGTGATTGATAGTACTGCATTTATCAATGGTCCTGCTGTTAAAAATTTCACCACTCAATTGGCTTCTTATACCAAAGCAAGGCACGTCATTCCGTGTGCGAATGGAACAGATGCCTTGCAAATAGCCTTGATGGCGTTGGATTTAAAACCAGGTGATGAGGTAATAACGCCTTCTTTTACCTTTATTGCTACAGTTGAGGTAGTAGCCTTATTGGGACTAACGCCTGTATTCGTCGATGTAGATCCAGATACTTTTACCTTAAATATGGAGAGCTTGGAACAAGCCATTACTTCCAAAACAAAAGTAATTATCCCCGTGCATTTATACGGACAATGTTCAAATATGGAGCCCATTATGAAGCTTGCAGAAGTCCATAATATAGCTGTAATTGAAGATAATGCACAAAGTATAGGGGGAAATTATAGTACGGCAAATGAAACTAGAAAGACAGGAACAATCGGTACCATCAGTTGTGTTTCGTTTTTTCCTTCTAAAAATTTAGGAGCTTATGGCGATGGCGGAGTGATAATGACAAACTCCGATGAATTAGCAGCAAAAATGATAAAAATTTGCAATCACGGTTCTGAAAAGCGCTATTACCACGAGATTGTTGGAGTAAACAGTCGATTGGATAGTATTCAGGCAGCTATTCTGAATGTGAAATTGAAATATTTGGATGAATATTGCGACAAAAGAAGAGCTGTAGCGGCGTATTATAACCGTGCATTTGCTAACCATGCCAATCTAATCACCCCTTTTGAACCTGCTTATAGTCACCATGTCTATCATCAGTATACTTTGATTTTAGAAGGCATCGATCGAGATCTTGTCCACCGTGAATTAGCAGAACGAGGCGTACCAACGATGATTTATTATCCTGTACCTTGTCATCAACAAGAGATGTTTAAGAATTTACAAGATCGCACATACAAATTGCCTCATACAGAATACCTGGTATCAAGAGTGCTGTCGTTGCCTATTCATACAGAATTGACAGAAGAAGAGCTATCCTTTATTTCGACACAGCTCTTAGAAGTAATTGAAAAAATAAAAAAATAAAGCAGTATTGCGAGTAATTCGCCTTGAGATGTAGTAAATTTAAGTGTCTTTTTTTTAGTACGCCAATGAAGAGCAAGAAAACAATTATCATTCACAGTAAAGTGGCTTATGGGTACGTGGGAAGCAATACAACTTCCCTCGTTCTACAAGTTGCAGGTCAAGATGCTATTGCCGTTCCAACAGTCATCCTATCAAACCGATATGGGTTGCCAACAGTAGGAGGGGGACTCATGCCTAGTGCATTGTTCCAGGAGGTTTTAGACGGGATTTTGAAACTAAATATACTCGATGAAGTTTCTTCTATTGTAACCGGTTATATCGGATCAGCTGCATTAGTGGAACAAACAGCCGCGTTTATTCGCACCATCAAGAAGAGTCATCCGGATATACTCTATCTATGTGACCCTGTAATGGGAGATCAACCACAAGGATTATACGTCAATCAAGAAGTTCCAAAGGCAATTATAGAACATTTGTTGCCCTTAGCGGATGTATTGACACCCAATCAGTTTGAAATAGAAACGATACTTAACCAACCCGTTACTTCCTATGAAGCACTAGTACGTGCAGTAGAGAAGCATCCAATCTTACAATCCAAAGACATCCTTATAACGGGGTGTCGATTTAAAGATACAACCGATCAATTGCTTCATATTGTTGTCAAACAAAAAGAAGCCTACAAGGTGGTAAAAATCGACTATGTCCCCATCGATCCACCTGGTACAGGAGAACTCTTTGCTGCGTTGGTGTTATTACTTAAATTGAAGGAGTACGAGGCGTATGCAGATTGTGCCAAAGAAGCAAGTATTTTGATTAAAAGAGCTTTGCGACGCATCGTAAAAGAAGGAAGAAGTGAATTCGATTTAAACGATATATTGGCAGTGCATGCGGAAATGTAGGGGTGCATGGCAATGCACCCATATATTCGAAAAATCAAAAAAAAGAATTCTGTAGAAGTGCATGGCAATGCACCCGTATATTCGAAAAATAAAAAAAGAGGATGATATGGGGCGAATTGCCATTCGCCCGTACGTATTTGGAAATCAATGAAATATTTTGTATATTGATTAGTTAATAATGTAACCTAAATAAGGTTCCGTGGCCGATTGGGAGGCCTGATTACGCAATAATCAGTAGATTGGTTCGAATCCAGTCGGAACCTCGAGATGGTATACGGTTAACTGTAAACCGCCAACTAAACACTGTAAACAAAAAAAGCCTTCTAATAAAAATTAGAAGGCTTTTTTTTCGGTGTGGGGAGAGCAGGATTCGAACCTGCGAAGGTTACCCAACGGATTTACAGTCCGTCCTCGTTGGCCGCTTGAGTATCTCCCCTCCTTATATTGTTAAACTAAAATAGCATATGTATGTTTTGTGGGGAGAGCAGGATTCGAACCTGCGAAGGTTACCCAACGGATTTACAGTCCGTCCTCGTTGGCCGCTTGAGTATCTCCCCCTCCGGTATTTTTTATTTTAGTCTAACAATAATGTATAAGATCGTGTATGTTTTTATGTGGGGAGAGCAGGATTCGAACCTGCGAAGGTTACCCAACGGATTTACAGTCCGTCCTCGTTAGCCGCTTGAGTATCTCCCCTTCAGCGTATGCCTCAGTTCTTCATTAGAACGGTGCAAAGATAGCGCTGTTTTATTAATCTGCAAGCGTTTTGTCGCTTTTTTTTGTTCGCCATCCCCTCAAGATTCATTAACTGTTTGGTTATAAAAAACTAAGCCTTTGAAATTTTTTGTAAACTTTTTTTACAAAAAATAAGAAACACCCGAAAACAGACTTCTTTCGTGCCGTTTTTAGTCGATGTAGCGCAGGAGATGTTCCCATTCATTTCCCATTCATTTCCCGTTCACTTCTCCTTTATTTCTCCTTCATGTAAAGGTTCAAAAACTCGAAAAGGAGAACATAAGGGGAACATAAACAGATACGCGTATTGGATTGACCTAAGGCTTTTATCCTTTGTTTGTCATAAACCTTATAAATTGAACACAAATGAAAACAAATAGTAGCCCTCCTTTTTTTGGTTTTGCCTACTTTTGTTTGTAGACGATGATAGTAAAGTGAACCTAAAGAACAAGATAGATGATTTTACCTTTCGAGCCCTATAATCCCAAGTGGAAAGAACAATTTGAAAAGATAAAAAGCGAATTAGCCCTTCGTTTAAAAGAGTTGCAACCTCGCATTGAGCATATTGGTAGCACATCCGTTGAAGGATTGGCGGCTAAACCTATTATTGATATTATGGTTGGTGTTCGCAACGAGGAAGAACTAGAAGTAGTTCCAGCCTTATTAGCAGGACAAAACTATGTGTATTACCCCAAGTACAATGTCGATATGCCGTATCGCCGTTATTTTGTTTTGTTGCATGACGCTCCAAGTGCATTAGCCTTGCCTGAGGTCATTGATGTACAGGATGAAATACCTGAGAAAATGCACGACCACAACCTGCGTTTAGCTCATATCCACGTTATTCCTACCACGTCTGAAAATTGGACACGCCATTTGGCCTTTCGCGATTATTTGCGTACACATCCTTCAGTTAAAGCCGCCTATCAGGCCTTGAAAGAACAGTTGGTACAACAACAATGGGAGACAGGAAATGATTACAACGATGGTAAAGATGCATTCATCCAAAGAGAAGAGCAAAACGCGATACGTTGGTATAAAGAAAATGAGAAGTAGAAAGAAGCACGATTAAAATATGAAAGTAATAGATTTAAGTCAAGTAGATAAAGAAGCCATTGTTCAGGTATTGAATGAATCCTTTGCGGATTACATCATTCCTTTACAGCTTACTGTGGAACAATTAGAAAATAAAATAGCAGCTGAAAACATCCAGTTGAATCTTTCTGTGGGTGTTTTAGATCAAGAGAAGTTAGTTGGGTTTATGCTACATGCACTCAATACGGTAGAAGGAAAACTAACGGCTTATAATGCTGCTACAGGCGTAGTACCTTCGCATCGAGGGCAAGGGTTAGTCGCTAAGATGTATGCCTGGTTATTCGAGCAATTAACACCTTTAAAAGTAGAACAATTAGTCTTGGAAGTAATCGAAGGAAACCATGCTGCTATTCGCGCTTATGAAAAAATGGGCTACCACAAAGCCAGAAAATTAATCTGTTTTGAAGGAGAAACAGACGTGAACCAGACGAATAAACCAATTGAAATTAAGGAATTGACTGATTTTAATTGGGCTGTTTTTTCTTCTTTTTGGGATATTCAGCCGTCTTGGCAAAACGCAGTATCTGCATTGGAAAACAGCAAAGCCCGTTGCCGCATCTTAGGCGCGTATAGCGAAGGAACCCTGGTAGGTTATCTTATTTTCAATCCAACGTCTAAACGCGTGCTCCAATTAGCTGTAGACGCAAATCAAAGAAGACAAGGAATTGCAACACAATTAATTCAAACTATGCAGCAAATCACCGAATCTAAGGCAATATACGTTTACAATATTGATGATGCATCCACAGCCATGGCTGCTTTTTTCAATCACTTGCATTTGACTAGTGACCTAGCTCAATTCGAAATGAAAAGAACACTTTAATTAGTCCTAAATTTGTAGGTGTTAACGCGTTTGATAGTCTCTTTTTAAAAGAGAGAAAATCTCGGCATCTACAAATTTTCCTTTTTCAAAAAAATAATCACGTAAAATTCCTTCTGCTTGTAAGCCTACTTTTTCAAGTAATTTACGAGAAGAAATATTAATAGGGTCGATAAACGCTTCGATGCGGTGTAAATCAAATGCTTCAAAACCAAAAGGAATAAGAGCTTGAATTGCCTCGGTCATAATACCAGTTCTCCAAAAGTTAGGATGTAGTTCATACCCAATCTCTGCACGAGCATTTTCGGTAGAAAAATTGTGAAACCCACACGTACCAATCAATTGATCAGGTCTTTCTTGTAAGGTAATGGCCCAACGAATAGCATTGTCGTCTTGGTAGCGCTCTTGCCAAGCCAAGAGTAATTCTTGCGCTTCTTGAACAGATTGAAAGGTAGGCAAATCGTAAAATTCCGTAACCTCATCTCTCGAAAAATAATCAAATAGTGCTGGTGCATCTGTAAAATGAAGGGCTCTTAAGAGGAGTCGATCAGTCTGTAAGGTTGGGAATTCGTTGAAAAACATAAGACGTATTGAAGTATAAAAAAGTAAAAATAAGAAATAAAAGTGAACATGGATACAAAATCCCCTTTTTCTACACGGGTAGAAGACTATTGGTTGAGTCAGCAAGGAGAAGAGCTTTCGTGGTTTGAATCTCAAAATTTTGTTGTGTATCAAAATTCAGCACTTAACAAAGAATATCCAGCTGTTTTATTAGATCGTGATGAGAAGCCAAAACAAGTACTTAGTCTGCATCCTATACTCGTTCAAAAAATAAAAGAAACAGGTCAGGTTCCGATAACAGTTGAGGAAGTAGAAAAAGTATTAAATTTTCAAGGATTTACCTTATATACAGCTGATTGCCTTTATTATTACTCACAAGAAGAGCAAGAAGAGTTGAAAAAAGAAATTCAGGATAGGAGTTGTCGACAGCTTACGTCAACTGATGCTGCTTTGTTTGAGGCATTTACGCAAGCCAATAGTGAAGATGACATAGATGCAGCTTATGTAGAATTATCACATGAGGCTGTTTTTGCCTGTTTTGATGGTGATATTATGGTTGCTATAGCAAGTGCTTATCCTTGGGAGGGCACAAAAATTATGGATTTAGGCGTATTGACCCATGTAAATCATCGTGGTAAAGGTTATGCTCAACGGTTGGTACGTAAGATAAGCCAGTATGTAATTCAACAAGGAGGTGAATTACAATATCGTTGTCAATGGGATAATTGGCCTTCTATTCGCTTAGCGCAAGCTTGTGGTTTTCGTTTCTTCGGACGTTGGCGTATAGCGATTCAAAAAGAATAAAAAAGCGCGTTCCTAGGAACGCGCTTTGACTATAAATTAATCTTGTATTTGTTGTGTTCAGACTGAAAGTCTTTCGTAATTAAACTGCCAAAATCAGGGTGATTTACCTCGTTTACGTTAATGTCAATTAATATTAGACTTTCTGTGGCTGCAGCTTTTGCAAGTACCTTTCCATCGGGATTGACAATTTGACTTTCCCCTCGATAGGATTCCAATTCGCCTTCGAAATATTCTTTGCCAATTCGATTGCAGCTGATATAGAAACATTGGTTTTCCAAAGCCCTAATAGGAATAATCGTTGGAGTTACAGGCCCTCCAAAGCAAGAAGAATGGCAAATAACATCGACTTCTTGCAGTTTCAAGAGCGACGTATGTTGCGGAAACCAACAATCAAAGCAAATGGTTAAACCAATAGTTGCTTGCGGGGTTTGATGTGCAATGGCTGTATCACCTGGTTGGAAAAAGCGCTTTTCATAATCAGGTAGGTGTATTTTTCGATAAGAAGCAACTAATCCTGCTGCACTAACTAAAATAGAGGTGTTGTATAAAACACCCTGATCAATTTCAGGTATTGTCCCGGAGATGAATCCATTTCCTGTTTCTTGGAGCAAACGCGCTAGAAATTGAACTGTTTGACTGTTGTTTAACTCTTCCACAAAAGGTAAAATCTCTTCTCTTGTATCCATTGCATAACCCGTTGTAAAGAACTCAGGCAATACCAATAAATCAAATGTTTCTTGTTTCACCTTTGTTGCTATATAATCTAGATTCGCTTGAATATCTCTCCAAATGACCGCATATTGAAAAAAACCTACTCGCATCGTTTTCTGTTAATTGAAATTAGTTACTTGCGCCAAAGATAACCCAGAATGGAGAGAAAAAGGGATTATTTCGATTTAATTTGCCCCGATTGATACAGGTGTAAAGTAGCATCAAGGATGTCTTGAATAGGAGCGAAGGGCAGATCTTGGGTTGGATCTATAGTCAGGCTTTTCATGCGTTTTCTCGTTCCTACTTCCAAGAGCGGATGCTCAATGCGATGTCCTTCTACCAAGAGTAAATAAGGCACTTGAGGTGCTTTTGTAAGAGCTAAAAAGCAAAACATCCGATTGCGAAAAGAAAAACAAGGCGTACCCCATTTCAACGATTCCGTGATACGAGTATCCTG
The window above is part of the Myroides odoratus DSM 2801 genome. Proteins encoded here:
- a CDS encoding HlyD family secretion protein — protein: MNKHTTKTDHLILKTTQILALILLTGLVIYGLLASVEYIKYESTNDAQVEQYVNPINSKVGGYIQRIYFEENQLVQAGDTLLILDSRDYKATLSETAASLEHAQAQLSILDSNINTLNNTAQVAKEQIKVAQAKLTRQQQEFKRYANLLAEESTTQQQFDNVKTALDIAQSEYQVTQNSYQVALAKIEDIKAQKLAALSEIKKQEASLNKNQLNVGYTVIQAPYKGRIGKKTIQEGQLIQPGQTLSYIINEESGKWIVANFKETQIGKFHLGQSARITLDAFPDKEFKGEIESISPATGSRYSLLPPDNATGNFVRIIQRVPVRIKLVEDLSQYPNLSAGMNANVYIDKP
- a CDS encoding TolC family protein codes for the protein MKQSRNILLLFFLLANYHFLFSQEVAQSAATFDLQKVWQYTEDNYKKLAIIRLHAQDKQENIKQTQSSRLPTVQLEGSYGKRSDLSLYEDGFLHQPTVIPIRSTQYSTSLSTDLVLYQGNQKNRQLQIQKVELASIETQLQQTTAEAKIESTKLFYALVLHLNYQELVEKEIAQDEKQLKDILSLYENGTILKSDVLRAEVTLSNHNMLLKEIENNRVVVTQQLNLMMGRKDTDALLPQYADLDQLPTLVSYEEHLNQALLGAYSIQLANQEIEKGALTLKQISSAVLPKLSLFADYGLNYPQNKTYPYAQALYHIGQVGLKLNIPISNLYHTKHQKNSQQIVMLQQQIEKEQQQDQLKNELQTYVVKYQESLDRIALAEKTIRQTTETLRIIRNSYFNQQALLIDLLDAETQVLQARFSLTSAKINAKIEYYQIQKITGIL
- a CDS encoding helix-turn-helix domain-containing protein; this encodes MKIQQAEKDIDEYPKSIYIMREQLEHRFPPHKHNKSQILLVSGGIAYLKTKEREYYIPAQHYVWIPKGTIHNVKSNTTEIVLLNIYFHEEEMDRKYHFMDELGIYPVSHLMYEMLVYARQWKGVIFPDTWAYEFLTTMKHFIMQDPGKPFSIQLPTTEDSHMLAITDFMHQNLGEELTLTYLAETFGYSVRSLTRLFKTHLAISFLQYLKMLRMIKAMELLMENNKNVSEVAFEVGYSSIAAFSNTFQQLLNIRPSDFQFSVRSKS
- a CDS encoding aminoglycoside adenylyltransferase family protein, whose amino-acid sequence is MYLSTTYPQIHQTTTALTEILPVKMVGIYLYGSAVDGGLRPQSDLDFFVVVDTTVSEEEKQRLVQALLQISGAIGNTAGLRYLEVTLVHQEELDKGTFPIQREFQYGEWLRTDYLTGFIPQKTIDPDLTILLRKVKQNSITLYGKEAMEVIPAVSNEAFIQAIQANVPQLIQEIEEDQTNVILTLCRMLYSVQTGQILPKDQAATYCLPYLPLSFHALVEEAKEAYLGTTTPTPTTDSKRLADFGAIMAELIQSV
- a CDS encoding PH domain-containing protein, producing MKTKYNSKVSLGTITLFLTIGIACLLVAFFIEIWYIWLTALIVLAMLIDVYFQTYYEIDTTQNLLRIKGGIFVNKKIPIESIRKIEESKSAVSGPALSNQRLEIYYKTYDSILISPENPIDFITQIQTYNSDIEFIPKNK
- a CDS encoding serine hydroxymethyltransferase, with protein sequence MNNYNNKLLFELIKREETRQRESLELIASENFVSEEVLRANGSILTNKYAEGYPGRRYYGGCEYVDLVENMAIESIKAIFGATYANVQPHSGSQANFAVLAACLQPGDKILGFDLTHGGHLTHGSAVNFSGKLYQPVFYGVNKETGLLDYDAIQAIALKEKPKMIIAGASAYSRGMDYERFRAIADSVQAILLADMAHPAGLIAKGLLSDPVAHCHIVTTTTHKTLRGPRGGIILMGKDFENPQQLKTAKGEIRMMSSVLDSSVFPGNQGGPLMHTIAAKAVAFHEILTDDFTTYAHQIQKNSRAMAAAFLDKGYTLVSGGTDNHLMLVDLSSKGITGKEAEIVLEQAGITLNKNMIPYDQQSTAITSGIRVGTPAITTRGLLQKEMYIIVELIHEVLQNKDNAVKHRQIKDEVQRLMQDYPMFAR
- a CDS encoding DegT/DnrJ/EryC1/StrS family aminotransferase, with amino-acid sequence MDTIQMVDLKRQYQSIQTEIDAAIKEVIDSTAFINGPAVKNFTTQLASYTKARHVIPCANGTDALQIALMALDLKPGDEVITPSFTFIATVEVVALLGLTPVFVDVDPDTFTLNMESLEQAITSKTKVIIPVHLYGQCSNMEPIMKLAEVHNIAVIEDNAQSIGGNYSTANETRKTGTIGTISCVSFFPSKNLGAYGDGGVIMTNSDELAAKMIKICNHGSEKRYYHEIVGVNSRLDSIQAAILNVKLKYLDEYCDKRRAVAAYYNRAFANHANLITPFEPAYSHHVYHQYTLILEGIDRDLVHRELAERGVPTMIYYPVPCHQQEMFKNLQDRTYKLPHTEYLVSRVLSLPIHTELTEEELSFISTQLLEVIEKIKK